DNA from Candidatus Methylacidiphilales bacterium:
ACTGCAACGAATTGGAATCCTATCTGGGTAGTCCGTATTTCTGGGGTGGCGAAGGGCGTTTTGGCATTGATTGCTCCGGGTTGGTGCGTCGCGGAATGGAAGACGCGCTGGTTTCCAGCGGCTTCCATTGTCTGGATTCGAGTCTGCTGCGCCAAGGGATTTTATTATGGTGGCAAGACACAAATGCAAAGGGAATTGGCGAAGGATACTCAGGGAAGACCCATCTTATTACAACATGCCGAAGCCTGAACGAACTTGATTACTCGTTGCTGTTGCCCGGCGATTTGGCGGTTACAGCGTCAGATACGCATGTCATGGCCTATCTGGGTAAAAAGACCTGGATTGCTGCAGATCCAAGCGAGATGCGGGTCACTAAATTCAGTATTCCAGAAAAGAATCTGTATTTTAATTCTCCAGCGCGAATCGTGCGGTGGAGCATGTTGGAATAATAACAACGCTCGTATGCGGCGTGGTATTTCGCAGTAAACCGAGAATTTCATTTACCCTCTGTTTGCTCCTGTTAAAAAGTTTCCCGCCTTCGTCCGGCGAGACGGACGTTTTGCATTTGTATTAACGACATGTCGCGCGCGGGGAAAGCGTCGTCGTGCCGCCGCAGTCCAAAAATCTGGGGTTATCTGCGGTTAAAAAAGGTATTTCTAGCGTCTTTGCGTTAAAAGGCCTTCACTTTGTGATCTTTGCGATCTTCCTGTATAAAACGTGCGGCTTTCGGAGAGTTGGAGATGGAGTTTGAGCAAGACTAAGCGGCTCAAACACGTTGCAGGCGATTTGTGTAAAAGCATCTATTTTACGCTGTTTCCAAGCAGGTTAGGGGGTTTAGCTCAAATTCATTGAATCAGGCGCCCGGTATTTTCGTGTAATAAGTGAGGCCAATTTAAAACAGTGCCTCGGATTGTGAGGATAAAATGAAGCAGCCCGAACACGAAGAAGACCCTCTCGACGTCCAATTGTTGGTTGTTATTACAGAAAATGGGATCACGACCCTTCCCGAATTAATCGAAGCCATCACCCCGGGGATGCAGCCGAAAATCGCGCAGTTGATCCACGACTTGTGCGAGAGTTCCTGCGGCAATTTCAAATCCCCGGGGTATCCCGGCTGGTTTCATACGCTCAACCGCAACGTGCTCAGCCTCTTTATTTCCAAAAACCTTGATGGAAACAAAATTGAACATTTTCAGATTGGCTATGTGCTCGGGTTGATGGCGGCCCTATACCCAGGTTTGAGGACGGACGACCTGCTCGGCGCAAACAAAAAAATGGCGCCGGGTTTGTTAAAACCGTTTGATATCTTCAAGCAAATAACCGGAGTGCTGGACAATCATTATCGGCTGTCGGATTCCGTGGAAAAATCCGGAAAGTATTTTGAAGGCCGCGGGGCCGGGCTAAAAGCGGGCCTGCGATTTGAAAGGCCGCTTCACGACGGGCCCGCAACCTTTGCGCTGCAGGTTATGATCCTGATTTTATGGAGGAGGATCTCCAAAATGTCGTCCATTTCGGAGCTGTACGAATTTCTTGCCGGCGCCCTGCCGCAAAATCTCGCGGGGTGTGAGGTTGGAAGGCTTGCGAAATTTTCCCGCCGCAATGGGATCAAGCCGAGGCAAAGAGCGCCGCAAAACAGAAATTTGGGAGATCGTTTGTGGGCATGCCGGTCATTGGAACAGCCGTTCAAGTCCGAGTGAATTTTACGCGCTATGTTTGGGATTAGGGCGCCCTTACAGGGCTTGATGAGATTTATTATGTCGTGGTTCCCAGGGTGGTTACCCTGGGCTGGTGTTGGGTTGCCCCGTTGGGGCTTTTAGTGCGGGAAGGTTAAACGGATTGCAACGGCAATACCGCTGGTGTTGGATTGCCCCGTTGGGGCGGGCGAGTGTCGTCGTATTATTACATTTCTGAAGCGGCCAATGTCATGTTCTTGCTTTAAACCAAGACCATGAAGCTGGCTTATTGATATGAGCATACCGTTTTCAGCCCCAACGGGGCATCCTAATTTCAGCCCAGGGCAACGCCCTGGGAAAAGCAGGCACACAAAAATAGCCAAGCCCTGAAAGGGCGCTCCAATCCATGTCACAATCCCTCGCGCGATTGCATGTTCATCTCATCTTTAGCACCAAAAACCGTGAACCTGTACTGCATGACACCGTCCGCAATTCTCTGCACCGTTATATGGCAACGATTCTGCAAAATTTTGATTGCCCGCCCGTTCTCATTAATTCAGTTGAGGATCATGTTCACGTTCTCTTTGAGCTTGGCCGTGCGGTTGCGGTCAGTGATGCGGTTAAAGAAGTCAAAAGGGCTTCCTCGAAATGGATTAAAACCCAGGGCGGAGAGTTTGCAGAGTTTGCGTGGCAGGCTGGATATGGGGCGTTTGGAGTTTCAGAATCAAATGTCGTGCCCGTGCGTGAGTACATTGCCCGCCAACGGGAACACCACCATAAAAAAACATTTCAGGAAGAATATCGGGATTTTCTTAAACGGTATCGTGTGGTTTTTGACGAAAGGTATGTTTGGGATTAGGGCGCCCTTACAGGGCTTGATGAGATTTATTATGTCGTGGTTCCCAGGGTGTTTACCCTGGGCTGGTGTTGGGTTGCCCCGTTGGGGCTTTTAGTGCGGGAAGGTTAAACGGATTGCAACGGCAATACCGCTGGTGTTGGGTTGCCCCGTTGGGGCTTGGAGAGCGGGAAGGTTAAACGGATTGCAACGGCAATACCGCTGGTGTTGGGTTGCCCCGTTGGGGCTTTTAGTGCGGGAAGGTTAAACGGATTGCAACGGCAATACCGCTGGTGTTGGGTTGCCCCGTTGGGGCTTGGAGAGCGGGAAGGTTAAACGGATTGCAACGGCAATACCGCTGGTGTTGGGTTGCCCCTTTGGGGCTTTGGGAGCATGACTGGCAAAACCCAAATACAAGGCTGTTAGGCCGCACTTTTGGGGCCGGGGTTAGCCGCGCCCAGCCTGCGTGAACAGGTTCCCGTGGTTTGAAGTTCCTCGCAGTTGCCCTCGATCCGGAGGCGGACCGCGCCGGGCCGGAAGCCGAGCCCCTTGGCCAGCACGCTTTCCCGCACGTCCAGGCAATAGTCCTCGAACTCGACGATCTTGTCGCAATCCAGGCAGATGATGTGGTTGTGGTTTGGATGCGTGGCGTAGTTGGGATCGTAGTAGGTCTGGCCTTTCCCAAGATCCAATTCCCGCAGAAGCCCGCTTTTGACCAGCACCGGAAGGGTGCGGTAGATCGTGGCGCGGGAAACGGAGGAGTCGATGCCCCGGGCGCGGCTCAGCAATTCCTCCGCCGTGTAGTGTTCGGAAGTGTTGAATGCGGCCTCAATGATGGCCTTGCGCTGGGAAGTCAGGCGCAGGCCGTTGCTTTCCATGAAGCCGATAATTTTTTCTTTAATCTCGGGTCCGGGCTCGGTCATGGGATGAACTTAGCATGACCTTGGCGGCTGTGACAAAAGATTTCCGCAGAGGTCAATTCGCAGGGAACTGGCCGTTGGTTTCGCCCGTTGTATCCTTCAAGGTTTTCAGGAATCGTTTCATGGCGGGCGAGAGAACGCGTCCGCTCTTGTAGATGATGCCCAGCGGGCGATGGTAGGGTTTGCCTTTGAATTCAATACAGGAGAGGCTCTTGCCCTTGACTTCCTGCTCGATTGTTGCGCGCGGCACAATTGAAATCCCGGCGTCAATTTCAACGGCGCGTTTGACGGTTTCAATGTTGTCAAATTCCATCACCGGTTTGGGTTCGTATCCGGCTTCGCGGAACATTTTATCAACCGCGCGGCGGGTCGGGATGTCGGGCTCAAAACCGATCAATTTGTAGGGGGCCAGTTCGGTGATCTCGATTTCGCTCTTGCTGCTCAGGGGATGAGTCGGAGCGCAAATGACAACCAGGCGGTCCTTTTTGAACGACTCGGTTTTCAGGTTTTTCTTTTGCGCGGGGAACGCAACCATGCCGAGGTCGCAGGTGCCGGTTTGCACATCTTCGTACACCTGGTTCGAGCGGCGGTATTCGACATGCACGTTGACATTCGGGAATTCCTTGAGGAAGGATTTGAGATACGGGGGCAGCTCGTGCAGTCCAATGCTGTAAACCGTGGCGATGCGGATATTGCCGGAGACAATATTGCGCATTTCGTTGAACTGGTGCTGGAGGGAATCGAATTGGGTGATGATTTCCTTGCTGGCTTGGTAGAGCAAATCGCCTTCCCGGGTGAGGGCAAAGCGTTTGCTGCTGCGTTCGATGAGCGGAATCCGAAAGCGCTCTTCCATCGCTCGAATCTGCTGGCTGACAGCGGACTGGGTGATATTATTGAGTTGCGCGGCTTTGCTGAAACTTTGAGATTCAACCAAGTCACGGAAAACGCGGAAAGATTCTACCTGCATGGATGTAAAATAAGCCGCTCTAATCATTAGTCAAGCTTTTAGGCGAAATAATCTTAACAATACGAATAATAGTGGGAGGAGTCATTAATTTGAAAGAGAGGTTGGAGGTCCTAAAGGGCGAGATTTTAGCTTGTTGTCAGAAGGCTGGCCGGAAATCCACAGAGGTTCGACTGGTACCCGCCTCCAAAGGGGTGGAGAGCGATGACTTAAGGAAAGCTTATGATTTGGGTTTGAAAGTGTTCGGTGAAAACCGGGTGCAGGAGGCGCGTGTGAAACAGCCCCTTTTGCCGCCGGACATCGAATGGCATTTTATCGGGGGGTTGCAGCGGAACAAGGCGAAGGAGGCGGTGCGGCTTTTTGCCCTGATCCACTCGGTGGATTCGGTGGAGCTGGCCCGGGAGCTGGACCGGAGGGCGGGGGAATCGGGGAAAGTGCAGCGGATTTTGATTGAAGTGAACATGGGAGGGGAAGCCTCAAAGCATGGCGTGGAACCCGGGATGGCAGGGCCTTTGGCGGAGGCCGCATGGGCTTGCAAGAATCTGGAACTAAGCGGCTTTATGACCGTGGCGCCCTACGAGGCGGACCTGGAGAAAGTGCGCCCGTATTTTGCCGGGTTGCGCATGCTGCGCGATGAAATGGAGGCGTTTTCCGGCAAAAAACTGCCAGAGCTGTCGATGGGCATGAGCCATGATTACAAAGCCGCGATCGAGGAGGGGGCGACAATCGTGCGCGTGGGCACGGCGTTGTTTGGCGCGCGGGTTGCGGCCGCGCCGTGAAGCGGGAGGGCGGATTTGCCGGGGTTGAGGAGTTGAGGCATGAAAAAAGGCGCCAAATTGGACGGGGATTTTTATCTGCGCGGCGACGTCGTCCGAATTGCCAAGGAATTGTTAGGCAAATCGCTCGTGACGCAGTTTCAAGGGAAGCGGACGTCGGGGATGATTGTTGAGACGGAAGCCTACTGCGGGACCGACGACCGGGCCTGCCATGCGAACAACGGCCGGCGGACGGCGCGCAACGACGTGATGTACGGCCCCGGCGGTCATGCGTATGTGTACCTGTGTTACGGGCTGCACCATTTGTTTAATGTGGTGACCAATCGCGAGGGGCGGGCCGATGCCGTGCTCATCCGGGCTTTGGTACCGCTGGAGAGGATTGATGTGATGCTGCGCCGCCGCAAGATGAAGGAATTGCAACCCCGTCTGGCTTCAGGGCCGGGGGCTCTGACTGAAGCGTTGGGCATACGCGTGAAGCACAACCGGACCGATCTGAGCGGCGCCAGCATTTGGATTGAGGATTGCGGGATTGAATTCGGGAAGAACGAGATTTGGGCCGGACCGCGTGTCGGTGTGTCGTATGCCGGCGAGCATTCCCTCCGGCCCTGGCGTTTTTGCGTGAAGACAAAGGATGGTGTCATAAAATGAAAACCTGAGCGCTGCGGGACTGGGCGATCAAACTCGCGCAGCCCTCAAACTTGATTGCCTTTAAGTCAAAGTTGGAGGCGTAATGAGTCTGATAAGTACACTAACCGCGCCAGGAGAGGGTAAAATTAGGTCATAAAAGATACTTTACATATCTTTTTTAAGTCTTTAATATATCCAGATTATGAATCGATTGTCATCAGAACTTCTCGATCAAGCCTTGCGCCTCACCGCAACAAGGCTCGATCAGCTTGCGGCTCCGCAGGAAGTGCTGGTCGTTTGTGGCGGTTCCGCTTTGCTCGCCCTGGGTCTCGTGGGCCGCACAACGAAGGATGTAGATGTGCTCGCCGGAGTGGATGCCACGGCAGGACTTGTTGATCCGCGACCTCTATCGCCTACGTTGCGTGCCGTCGTTGATGAGGTTGGTTCCCAGCTTGATTTGACACCCGGCTGGCTGAATGCCGGGCCAGCCGACCAAGTGCTTATGGGCTTGCCGGAGGGTTTCCTCTCCCGACTGATCCGTCGTGACTACGGAGCGAAACTCATCATCTACTACCCCGATCGTTTTGATCTCATCCATCTCAAGCTTTTCGCAGTGATTGATCAGGGGCCGGGTCGGCATGTTTCCGACCTCCTTAAGCTCACACCTTCTGACAACGAACTGCTCGCCGCCGCCCGATGGGTGCTCACTCAGGACAGCGGAGAAACCTTTCCGTTGCTCGTCAAAGATGCCCTCAACCAACTTGGATTCTCCCATGTTGCCAGCCAACTTTAATGCGCAGCTCATCGAAAGCCTGATTGACTGGCTATGGCGGTCGTGGAACTCCCTCGGCGTCTCCGGCCACGGCGACCCAGCCCGTACTGACCGGGTGATTGATCCTGAGAGCCTGTTGTTGGCCAGCACGGTATGGGCGCGTTACGACCCCCGCTTGTTTGATGAAATGCTCGATTGGCTTTGCCTGTATGGCTCCCTCATCAACCTCCAGCGCCTTCGCAATCTCCACCGCAACGGTCTGGGAGACAGCGCCGTGCTGTCAGCGGTTGCCGCCGTGGTGCAGGAACATTCACAGCAAACTAAATGGAAAGTTCTCATCGGCAAACATGCACCATCGCAAAAACCCCTCCCGCTCTTTCTCAGCATCAATGGCAAAAATGCCACTTGGGGCAGACCCGATCCGCTCTTTGCCGCGCAGGGCTTTCATCGCGGCAGAATAGAATTGCGCCAGATGAGCCAGGCG
Protein-coding regions in this window:
- the tnpA gene encoding IS200/IS605 family transposase; translated protein: MSQSLARLHVHLIFSTKNREPVLHDTVRNSLHRYMATILQNFDCPPVLINSVEDHVHVLFELGRAVAVSDAVKEVKRASSKWIKTQGGEFAEFAWQAGYGAFGVSESNVVPVREYIARQREHHHKKTFQEEYRDFLKRYRVVFDERYVWD
- a CDS encoding DNA-3-methyladenine glycosylase, with the translated sequence MKKGAKLDGDFYLRGDVVRIAKELLGKSLVTQFQGKRTSGMIVETEAYCGTDDRACHANNGRRTARNDVMYGPGGHAYVYLCYGLHHLFNVVTNREGRADAVLIRALVPLERIDVMLRRRKMKELQPRLASGPGALTEALGIRVKHNRTDLSGASIWIEDCGIEFGKNEIWAGPRVGVSYAGEHSLRPWRFCVKTKDGVIK
- a CDS encoding transcriptional repressor → MTEPGPEIKEKIIGFMESNGLRLTSQRKAIIEAAFNTSEHYTAEELLSRARGIDSSVSRATIYRTLPVLVKSGLLRELDLGKGQTYYDPNYATHPNHNHIICLDCDKIVEFEDYCLDVRESVLAKGLGFRPGAVRLRIEGNCEELQTTGTCSRRLGAANPGPKSAA
- a CDS encoding YggS family pyridoxal phosphate-dependent enzyme; the protein is MGGVINLKERLEVLKGEILACCQKAGRKSTEVRLVPASKGVESDDLRKAYDLGLKVFGENRVQEARVKQPLLPPDIEWHFIGGLQRNKAKEAVRLFALIHSVDSVELARELDRRAGESGKVQRILIEVNMGGEASKHGVEPGMAGPLAEAAWACKNLELSGFMTVAPYEADLEKVRPYFAGLRMLRDEMEAFSGKKLPELSMGMSHDYKAAIEEGATIVRVGTALFGARVAAAP
- a CDS encoding LysR family transcriptional regulator, with translation MQVESFRVFRDLVESQSFSKAAQLNNITQSAVSQQIRAMEERFRIPLIERSSKRFALTREGDLLYQASKEIITQFDSLQHQFNEMRNIVSGNIRIATVYSIGLHELPPYLKSFLKEFPNVNVHVEYRRSNQVYEDVQTGTCDLGMVAFPAQKKNLKTESFKKDRLVVICAPTHPLSSKSEIEITELAPYKLIGFEPDIPTRRAVDKMFREAGYEPKPVMEFDNIETVKRAVEIDAGISIVPRATIEQEVKGKSLSCIEFKGKPYHRPLGIIYKSGRVLSPAMKRFLKTLKDTTGETNGQFPAN
- a CDS encoding NlpC/P60 family protein — its product is MIPIFNKVTGFSFKRVSKGVWLILLPLLLLLFWYFPIVNVPVRIATLVTAALVVGESIFLAWRFRLFRWLLVVCYILFAAFILLPSRPIQNRPDLRAAYCNELESYLGSPYFWGGEGRFGIDCSGLVRRGMEDALVSSGFHCLDSSLLRQGILLWWQDTNAKGIGEGYSGKTHLITTCRSLNELDYSLLLPGDLAVTASDTHVMAYLGKKTWIAADPSEMRVTKFSIPEKNLYFNSPARIVRWSMLE